A genomic stretch from Etheostoma cragini isolate CJK2018 chromosome 8, CSU_Ecrag_1.0, whole genome shotgun sequence includes:
- the rhcgb gene encoding ammonium transporter Rh type C-like 2, translating to MGCVQSFRQLCDYPKNPNVHISFPAVCFVWQTAMIILFGIFVRYNEESDSHWVDFKKAHNLSDIENDFYFRYPSFQDVHVMIFVGFGFLMTFLKRYSFGAVGFNFLIAAFGIQWALLMQGWFHSLDGEGKIRIGVENLINADFCVASCLIAYGAVLGKVSAVQLLVMTLFGVTLFAVDEYIILNVIHARDAGGSMSIHTFGAYYGLCISWMLYRPNLNQSSRLQGSVYHSDVFAMIGTLFLWMFWPSFNSAVSDHGDGQHRAVINTYLSLASTVLTCMAISSLFNKHGKLDMVHIQNSTLAGGVAVGTAAEFMLMPYGALIVGFCCGIISTLGYVFLTPFMEKHLKIQDTCGIHNLHAMPGVIGGIVGAITAASASKAVYGEEGLINTFDFEGDFKNVVPTQQGGYQAAGLCVALCFGVGGGILVGCFLRLPIWGDPADDNCFNDETYWELPEDEEAVTPVLHYNNHMQNKDVAESNFTMEQT from the exons ATGGGCTGTGTTCAAAGCTTCAGGCAACTATGTGACTATCCAAAGAATCCTAATGTTCACATCAGTTTTCCAGCAGTGTGCTTTGTGTGGCAAACTGCCATGATCATCTTGTTTGGGATTTTTGTTCGTTACAATGAAGAATCAGATTCACACTGGGTAGATTTCAAAAAGGCTCACAATTTATCCGACATTGAGAATGACTTCTACTTCAGATATCCAA GTTTCCAGGATGTCCATGTAATGATCTTTGTTGGATTTGGCTTCCTGATGACATTTCTAAAGCGCTACAGCTTCGGCGCGGTGGGTTTTAACTTCCTCATCGCAGCCTTCGGCATCCAATGGGCATTGCTAATGCAAGGCTGGTTCCACTCCCTGGATGGGGAGGGAAAGATCAGAATTGGAGTTGAAAA CCTGATCAATGCTGACTTCTGTGTGGCGAGCTGCTTAATAGCCTATGGGGCAGTGCTGGGTAAAGTCAGTGCTGTCCAGCTGCTGGTTATGACTCTGTTTGGCGTCACATTGTTTGCTGTGGATGAGTATATTATCCTGAATGTCATACAT GCCAGAGATGCTGGGGGCTCCATGTCCATCCACACATTTGGAGCTTATTATGGTCTTTGCATCTCGTGGATGCTCTATCGGCCAAACCTGAACCAGAGCAGTCGTCTGCAGGGCTCCGTCTACCACTCAGATGTCTTTGCTATGATTG GAACCCTCTTCCTGTGGATGTTTTGGCCCAGCTTCAACTCAGCCGTTTCAGACCATGGGGACGGGCAGCACAGAGCAGTCATCAACACCTACCTGTCTTTGGCCTCAACTGTGCTCACGTGTATGGCCATCTCGAGTCTCTTCAACAAACATGGAAAACTAGACATG GTTCATATCCAGAACTCCACTCTTGCTGGAGGTGTTGCAGTGGGGACTGCAGCAGAGTTCATGCTGATGCCTTATGGTGCTCTGATCGTAGGATTCTGCTGCGGTATAATCTCCACACTGGGATACGTCTTCCTCACG CCTTTCATGGAGAAGCATTTGAAGATTCAGGACACATGTGGAATCCATAACCTGCACGCCATGCCAGGAGTCATAGGTGGCATTGTGGGAGCCATTACTGCTGCATCTGCATCCAAGGCCGTTTATGGCGAAGAAGG GCTCATTAACACCTTTGACTTTGAGGGTGATTTCAAAAACGTGGTACCCACACAGCAGGGTGGGTATCAGGCTGCAGGCCTCTGTGTGGCTCTCTGCTTTGGTGTGGGCGGAGGCATCCTTGTCG GTTGTTTCTTGAGATTACCTATCTGGGGTGATCCCGCAGATGACAATTGTTTCAATGATGAGACCTACTGGGAG CTTCCTGAGGATGAAGAGGCCGTCACACCAGTCCTTCACTACAACAACCACATGCAGAACAAAGATGT AGCGGAGTCAAATTTCACCATGGAGCAGACCTGA